A part of Ooceraea biroi isolate clonal line C1 chromosome 10, Obir_v5.4, whole genome shotgun sequence genomic DNA contains:
- the LOC105278348 gene encoding uncharacterized protein LOC105278348 produces MCSFSMRRPYNEETEGESTEYEITRKQRESFTESLTSARNIAWSPRTGFLPFLLLVICTTSAASSIRNGWAGPDNVRHVRRVSLNEYLVPPPPPMINSVIRTGRLANHRPTEAPGYFSQLMSWLNPFSFGSSPSPPPLQPEVPYPPSSQFMQPPTSPNPPFATINEPSPPVYDKPPLPSASFNNPTYVFPPKGKSCNPCNKIPWMPIHHALPHLRDASFTSPPQSSSLNDNYLPPANHEVPHDVHQAATQEVQAPDFSFVPPLSANGQDESLISQIPNLHLYPGAMPPLFEAENFNYPVKTVPDENSEYRGPPPPPSEDSPLAGNDSFLHVEPSPSNGYEQSVHPSSQSNLGAVHQELKYTSPDANYGELKNFGVQDHGAHNDLSSSSTQVSHGHTVPNHHGFDATAIRQESLDTISHQAPFGDSTVAGQPSFNGEEIYGVTGSSEPLGNLPSNSSQIDQNPPSYGISSLDQVPSNFERGHDHLFPSSNVIKNSHAPLRTSDGSSVKIEDPVHYEESLLLDFTYGGESRTGSSSIPPTSNAIADFESAETAGTTLAPRDGLYGTRQEVASTESYSSTNNIQIINSLTSKINDSVTQNFNGNLDSKVSHGKDVSYISPSDQAEHLWPSNLSTTLKNTGRESFWNTAVNSHDDTAKETLKIIITNLENANKTSTRQQSVKRNKQVQVIIPYTSQYTPLPFQRYNDRKITYTDEANHDNYVGEESRNRIRVTSRPNVSHNTQTWPTTSTVLENVTKQPIYISTKVNNSIDVHRLQKNIDNWTIQKYSKGTTASTVSPSSANPYLFPSKQIPDEYLTTTEPINHVVSSHESNVKTYTLAGFSFNDQEYKSSASNHKESRVQVVENSKSTESSIDASIASTKDDSWQGFSMDISPSNKERVYVVTPQPIVTSTKSSQVEQQKEKTVKEIDRNTKELRRTSDAKKTKNRLDILESIEKAYQVLPQAVNNLAVASTGPESVPLWGIMEHEEFASLDNSEQDNENNESPDIPVLYTGHSRVSHARR; encoded by the exons GGCAGGACCTGATAATGTTCGGCACGTTCGTAGAGTTAGCTTGAACGAATATCTCGttccaccgccaccgccaatGATTAACTCAGTGATCAGAACTGGAAGATTGGCGAACCATCGACCGACCGAAGCGCCAGGATATTTTTCGCAGCTAATGAGTTGGCTGAATCCTTTTAGTTTCGGTTCATCACCGTCGCCGCCACCCTTGCAGCCCGAGGTTCCTTATCCCCCATCATCACAGTTTATGCAACCTCCTACTTCACCCAATCCACCATTCGCCACAATCAATGAACCGTCACCTCCGGTCTACGACAAACCACCTCTTCCCTCAGCCTCCTTTAACAATCCAACATATGTTTTCCCTCCTAAAGGCAAGAGCTGCAATCCTTGCAACAAGATACCGTGGATGCCGATACATCACGCTCTTCCTCATTTAAGAGACGCCTCATTTACATCACCGCCTCAATCTTCATCGTTAAACGACAATTACCTGCCGCCTGCTAATCACGAAGTCCCTCATGATGTTCATCAAGCCGCTACGCAGGAAGTCCAGGCTCCGGATTTCTCTTTTGTGCCGCCATTATCAGCTAATGGACAGGATGAATCCTTGATTAGTCAAATACCAAATCTGCATTTGTATCCTGGAGCGATGCCGCCGCTCTTCGAAgcggaaaattttaattatcctgTGAAAACTGTCCCTGACGAGAACTCGGAATATCGTGgcccaccaccaccaccgtcaGAGGATAGTCCACTTGCGGGGAATGATTCTTTTCTTCATGTAGAGCCCAGTCCCAGCAATGGATACGAACAATCCGTTCATCCATCGAGTCAGTCGAATTTAGGAGCAGTCCATCAGGAATTAAAATATACCAGTCCTGATGCAAACTATGGAGagttgaaaaatttcggtgTTCAAGATCATGGCGCGCATAACGATTTATCTTCCAGCAGCACCCAGGTGTCTCATGGTCACACTGTACCGAATCACCATGGATTCGACGCCACCGCGATTCGTCAGGAATCACTTGACACCATAAGCCATCAAGCACCTTTCGGCGACTCAACTGTCGCTGGTCAACCTTCGTTTAACGGCGAAGAAATTTACGGTGTAACAGGATCAAGTGAACCGTTGGGTAATCTCCCCAGCAATTCGAGTCAAATTGATCAGAATCCTCCCAGTTATGGAATTTCTAGTCTCGATCAAGTGCCGAGTAACTTCGAGCGCGGGCACGACCATTTGTTCCCCAGCAGCAACGTCATCAAGAACTCTCACGCACCTCTGCGTACTTCAGACGGATCTTCCGTGAAGATCGAAGATCCAGTACATTACGAGGAGTCACTGTTGCTAGATTTCACATACGGGGGTGAAAGTCGGACGGGCTCGTCCTCGATACCGCCGACCTCTAACGCGATCGCAGATTTTGAGAGTGCCGAGACCGCCGGGACGACCTTGGCGCCTAGAGACGGGCTTTACGGAACGCGACAAGAAGTTGCTTCGACAGAATCTTACTCGTCTACGAATAACATTCAGATAATTAATTCCTTAACGTCGAAGATTAATGACAGCGTAACACAGAATTTCAATGGAAATCTTGATTCTAAGGTTTCCCATGGAAAGGATGTTTCTTACATCTCGCCATCTGACCAAGCGGAACATTTGTGGCCAAGTAACTTGTCAACGACTTTGAAGAATACAGGAAGAGAATCGTTTTGGAACACTGCGGTAAACTCCCACGATGATACAGCAAAGGaaacgttaaaaattattattactaatttggAAAACGCAAACAAGACATCTACGAGACAGCAAAGCGTAAAGAGAAATAAACAG gtgCAGGTCATAATTCCTTATACATCGCAGTACACACCACTTCCGTTCCAACGATATAACGATCGAAAGATTACTTATACAGACGAAGCCAATCACGATAATTATGTCGGTGAAGAATCAAGAAACAGGATTAGAGTGACTAGTCGTCCGAACGTCTCTCATAATACGCAAACTTGGCCGACTACTTCGACAGTACTAGAGAATGTCACTAAGCAACCAATCTATATTAGTACTAAAGTGAATAACTCCATAGATGTGCATAGATTGCAAAAGAATATCGATAATTGGACAATACAG AAATATTCGAAAGGTACAACTGCTAGTACAGTATCGCCTAGTTCCGCAAATCCGTATCTGTTTCCTTCAAAGCAGATTCCTGACGAATACTTGACCACTACTGAACCCATTAATCATGTGGTCAGCTCCCATGAGAGTAACGTTAAAACATATACTCTGGCTGGATTCAGCTTTAATGATCAGGAATACAAGAGTTCGGCTAGCAATCACAAAGAATCACGAGTACAG gTAGTAGAAAATTCCAAATCGACTGAAAGTTCTATCGATGCTTCAATCGCATCCACTAAGGACGACAGTTGGCAAGGCTTCTCCATGGATATTTCTCCATCGAACAAAGAACGAGTCTATGTGGTAACGCCGCAACCTATTGTAACCAGCACCAAATCAAGCCAAGTTGAGCAGCAGAAGGAGAAAACGGTGAAAGAAATAGACAGAAATACAAAAGAATTAAGAAGAACTTCTGACGCTAAGAAGACAAAAAACAGACTTGATATTTTGGAGTCGATCGAGAAAGCCTATCAAGTGCTGCCACAGGCTGTGAACAATTTGGCTGTGGCTTCCACGGGTCCAGAAAGCGTTCCCTTATGGGGCATCATGGAGCATGAGGAGTTTGCGTCGCTTGACAACAGCGAACAGGATAACGAGAATAATGAATCTCCGGATATTCCTGTGCTCTATACCGGGCATTCAAGG GTATCACATGCCAGAAGATGA
- the LOC105278347 gene encoding uncharacterized protein LOC105278347 isoform X1, with the protein MSAKVPPDGGWGWIVAMAGALNGLSTIPIIQGFGLVFKDMFVTLNLTATDTAIIINVNLAFGMILGLINGPLLKTFGYRKIAIAGSVMNALGITLTAFANSFTLLIICYGILASVGMAMSMAAFSLAVNSYFTTKRNRAIGFMMTIIGLGPILMPQLASLSLSYYGTQGTVLLLGAYSLHSMVGCLLLQPIKWHMKSVPICDDHSSESINKSPELLTTKEEISNHDVEEKINIHSKKVAINNYQRTRKITTSSIDHDVDVASIYGLDTPPPRKISMDAEINLYNVKDIEMTVINTGLKNNHTNLYGNLQYLRKHNLARSVDSINLGSSFKLFEDFAPTTNKKLTFIDDNDTSQKALEQNALLEKEEDMDSTENKISNNESKRNSIFYRIVRQICNLYDFDLLRDPIYVNIMLGMSIAIFAEANFSLLTPFILADMDMNTAKIATIMSVIAIVDLISRCAAPFLGEWLHQPPRIMYLISLSLLIISRTSLIFTNSFISIVAVAIGLGLAKGIRSVYMVLVVPNYVPIQKLPNASGIQMLTNGMILMCAGPVFGLIRDNTGNYTICIILINCVTALTILIWTAEILITRRKSIQEKMLPKVAT; encoded by the exons ATGTCTGCGAAAGTACCGCCGGATGGAGGATGGGGATGGATCGTTGCCATGGCCGGTGCATTAAACGGT ttaTCAACTATTCCGATTATACAAGGTTTCGGATTAGTATTCAAGGATATGTTCGTTACACTTAATCTAACAGCAACAGATACAGCGATTATAATCAATGTGAATCTGGCATTCGGTATGATACTTGGCTTGATTAATGGACCTCTCTTGAAGACTTTCGGCTATAGAAAAATAGCAATAGCGGGAAGTGTAATGAACGCACTTGGGATAACATTAACAGCATTCGCTAACAGTTTTACTCTCCTCATCATTTGTTACGGAATCCTAGCCT CTGTTGGTATGGCAATGTCAATGGCAGCATTTTCCCTAGCAGTTAACTCTTATTTTACTACAAAACGGAACCGAGCCATAGGCTTCATGATGACCATCATAGGACTAGGTCCGATTCTCATGCCTCAACTAGCATCTCTTTCACTCTCATACTATGGCACTCAg GGAACCGTCTTATTATTAGGCGCTTATAGTTTACATTCGATGGTAGGCTGCTTGTTGCTGCAACCAATTAAATGGCATATGAAAAGTGTTCCCATTTGCGATGATCACTCATCAGAATCAATCAATAAAAGTCCTGAACTTCTAACAACTAAAGAAG AAATATCAAATCATGATgtggaagaaaaaataaatatacattctaAAAAAgtagcaataaataattatcaaagaacaagaaaaataacaaCATCCAGCATCGATCATGATGTCGATGTTGCAAGCATTTATGGATTAGATACACCTCCACCTCGAAAGATTTCTATGGATGCCGAAATAA aCTTGTACAATGTAAAGGACATCGAGATGACAGTAATCAATACGGGATTAAAGAACAACCATACAAATTTGTATGGGAATCTGCAATATTTAAGAAAGCACAATTTAG CGAGAAGTGTGGATAGTATCAATCTTGGCAGCAGCTTCAAACTTTTTGAAGACTTTGCACCGACAACAAACAAAAAATTGACTTTTATTGACGATAATGATACAAGTCAGAAAGCTTTGGAACAGAATGCATTattggaaaaagaagaagatatgGATTCAACCGAAAACAAAATCAGTAATAATGA ATCTAAACGCAATTCCATCTTTTACCGAATCGTGCGACAAATATGTAACCTTTACGATTTTGATCTGTTGCGCGATCCAATTTATGTAAACATCATGTTGGGGATGTCGATTGCGATTTTCGCAGAGGCAAATTTCTCGCTGTTAACACCGTTCATTCTTGCTGACATGGATATGAACACAGCGAAAATTGCTACTATCATGAGCGTCATCGCGATAGTCGACCTCATTAGCAGATGCGCGGCTCCTTTTCTAGGAGAATGGTTGCATCAACCGCCTAGAATAATGTACCTGATTAGCCTGAGCCTTCTGATAATTAGCAGAACCT CACTGATTTTTACGAATAGCTTCATTTCGATAGTGGCCGTTGCGATCGGTCTAGGATTGGCAAAAGGAATTCGATCGGTGTACATGGTTTTAGTCGTGCCCAATTACGTTCCCATCCAAAAGTTACCTAACGCATCAGGGATTCAGATGTTGACCAATGGAATGATTCTTATGTGTGCCGGACCTGTATTTG GTTTAATACGAGACAATACTGGAAATTATACTATTTGtattatcttaattaattgtgTGACTGCTCTTACGATACTTATCTGGACAGCGGAAATTCTAATCACACGGAGAAAATCTATACAGGAGAAGATGTTGCCTAAAGTAGctacatga
- the LOC105278347 gene encoding monocarboxylate transporter 9-like isoform X2 has product MSAKVPPDGGWGWIVAMAGALNGLSTIPIIQGFGLVFKDMFVTLNLTATDTAIIINVNLAFGMILGLINGPLLKTFGYRKIAIAGSVMNALGITLTAFANSFTLLIICYGILASVGMAMSMAAFSLAVNSYFTTKRNRAIGFMMTIIGLGPILMPQLASLSLSYYGTQGTVLLLGAYSLHSMVGCLLLQPIKWHMKSVPICDDHSSESINKSPELLTTKEEISNHDVEEKINIHSKKVAINNYQRTRKITTSSIDHDVDVASIYGLDTPPPRKISMDAEINLYNVKDIEMTVINTGLKNNHTNLYGNLQYLRKHNLARSVDSINLGSSFKLFEDFAPTTNKKLTFIDDNDTSQKALEQNALLEKEEDMDSTENKISNNESKRNSIFYRIVRQICNLYDFDLLRDPIYVNIMLGMSIAIFAEANFSLLTPFILADMDMNTAKIATIMSVIAIVDLISRCAAPFLGEWLHQPPRIMYLISLSLLIISRTCNH; this is encoded by the exons ATGTCTGCGAAAGTACCGCCGGATGGAGGATGGGGATGGATCGTTGCCATGGCCGGTGCATTAAACGGT ttaTCAACTATTCCGATTATACAAGGTTTCGGATTAGTATTCAAGGATATGTTCGTTACACTTAATCTAACAGCAACAGATACAGCGATTATAATCAATGTGAATCTGGCATTCGGTATGATACTTGGCTTGATTAATGGACCTCTCTTGAAGACTTTCGGCTATAGAAAAATAGCAATAGCGGGAAGTGTAATGAACGCACTTGGGATAACATTAACAGCATTCGCTAACAGTTTTACTCTCCTCATCATTTGTTACGGAATCCTAGCCT CTGTTGGTATGGCAATGTCAATGGCAGCATTTTCCCTAGCAGTTAACTCTTATTTTACTACAAAACGGAACCGAGCCATAGGCTTCATGATGACCATCATAGGACTAGGTCCGATTCTCATGCCTCAACTAGCATCTCTTTCACTCTCATACTATGGCACTCAg GGAACCGTCTTATTATTAGGCGCTTATAGTTTACATTCGATGGTAGGCTGCTTGTTGCTGCAACCAATTAAATGGCATATGAAAAGTGTTCCCATTTGCGATGATCACTCATCAGAATCAATCAATAAAAGTCCTGAACTTCTAACAACTAAAGAAG AAATATCAAATCATGATgtggaagaaaaaataaatatacattctaAAAAAgtagcaataaataattatcaaagaacaagaaaaataacaaCATCCAGCATCGATCATGATGTCGATGTTGCAAGCATTTATGGATTAGATACACCTCCACCTCGAAAGATTTCTATGGATGCCGAAATAA aCTTGTACAATGTAAAGGACATCGAGATGACAGTAATCAATACGGGATTAAAGAACAACCATACAAATTTGTATGGGAATCTGCAATATTTAAGAAAGCACAATTTAG CGAGAAGTGTGGATAGTATCAATCTTGGCAGCAGCTTCAAACTTTTTGAAGACTTTGCACCGACAACAAACAAAAAATTGACTTTTATTGACGATAATGATACAAGTCAGAAAGCTTTGGAACAGAATGCATTattggaaaaagaagaagatatgGATTCAACCGAAAACAAAATCAGTAATAATGA ATCTAAACGCAATTCCATCTTTTACCGAATCGTGCGACAAATATGTAACCTTTACGATTTTGATCTGTTGCGCGATCCAATTTATGTAAACATCATGTTGGGGATGTCGATTGCGATTTTCGCAGAGGCAAATTTCTCGCTGTTAACACCGTTCATTCTTGCTGACATGGATATGAACACAGCGAAAATTGCTACTATCATGAGCGTCATCGCGATAGTCGACCTCATTAGCAGATGCGCGGCTCCTTTTCTAGGAGAATGGTTGCATCAACCGCCTAGAATAATGTACCTGATTAGCCTGAGCCTTCTGATAATTAGCAGAACCTGTAac CACTGA
- the LOC105278472 gene encoding LOW QUALITY PROTEIN: uncharacterized protein LOC105278472 (The sequence of the model RefSeq protein was modified relative to this genomic sequence to represent the inferred CDS: substituted 2 bases at 2 genomic stop codons) produces MTEIQKKNVTKQALDGGWGWFACLGSSLVNLSLRSLDPSFGLLFKDLLEDLNVGSTGTSVIMGVLDAIVNFSGFLVGPLLKKYSYRQVAFFGSFISCIGLILTSRANSMLYIICTYSILGGLGTGLATASTFVALNTFFYKKRGQAVGFSMAGTALAMMCMPQLVHMLLELYGFRGTTLIIGGCALHSLVGSCLLRPFEKQPSVPSPAVKSQENIEKRESEALLTINNPGERKMSNGSMWTRDQNAEDKKSKVQPKNESFMKKIKTTFDLDLLKDSIYLNISIGCSLFYVAETNFKLMTPFFLMNIGMTKAEVAFCLSLTALADIFARLSLSILFDRFGWKKRMIFWIFCLLVGISRSTLAEQSERIPLIVMLVIAGFFRGATLINFNLCISECCTLKQLPSAVGIFMVFKGLFVVTMSPLIGYIRDVSNNYKICIHIMTAIIFIMSILWSVEFSYTALRKRRLAQQLQSHILEXXSNLLAVLPIQQCFGLIFAERFANLGIAATQTSLILHLNGTITCSLGLISGPMMKRFTFRQVAYFGSLTVVLGICAAAFATSIPTLIITYCVIIGIGQGIIFPATTLALNTYFRKKRNIAMGFAVTMTGLGPILMPLLIDILLENYATTGTILILAGIATHSLAGASLLRPFEEKQKEILIDKTNDVMKEENSVRKIEDTENEADLESNSVRLLNETNIEEKRHSIHYLENNNAESKENKKISFLRRVAASLDLDLLRDRHYIAIVLGMSISLVAETNFNAMIPFVLAELASLDRTSIATVMSIQAAADITGRLCVPLLAQKAGWTCRNLYVISLLGSILGRTLLSTWGNFYVIIIGIFLIIGLAKGTKAVFQALIIPDYVPLERLPTASGIQMVCNGILSISVGPIIGLVHDSTNSYVGALYFTSFLSLFCVFLWLIGGLWTPCGNILRSNKATSSEEQENISNN; encoded by the exons ATGACAGAAATTCAGAAAAAGAATGTTACGAAACAGGCTCTAGATGGTGGCTGGGGTTGGTTCGCTTGTCTCGGAAGCAGTCTGgttaat cTCTCTTTGCGATCTTTGGATCCATCCTTTGGCCTGCTTTTCAAAGATCTGCTAGAAGATCTCAATGTTGGATCTACCGGGACATCAGTTATAATGGGTGTTTTAGACGCTATTGTAAATTTTTCAG gtTTTCTAGTTGgacctttattaaaaaagtattcttATCGACAAGTTGCATTCTTTGGATCTTTCATCAGTTGTATTGGATTGATACTTACGTCAAGAGCTAATAGTATGctgtatattatatgcacCTACAGTATTTTAGGAG GTTTAGGCACTGGTCTTGCGACGGCGTCCACTTTTGTCGCACTAAAcacgtttttttataaaaaacgtGGACAAGCCGTAGGCTTTTCCATGGCAGGAACTGCACTTGCAATGATGTGCATGCCACAA CTAGTACATATGTTACTAGAATTATATGGCTTCCGCGGCACAACTCTTATTATTGGAGGTTGCGCACTGCATTCTTTAGTAGGATCATGTTTATTACGTCCATTTGAAAAACAACCATCAGTACCATCTCCCGCAgttaaa TCTCAGGAAAATATTgagaagcgagagagcgaaGCTTTATTAACGATAAACAATCCTGGGGAACGTAAGATGTCAAACGGGTCCATGTGGACCAGGGATCAAAACGCGGAAGACAAGAAATCGAAAGTCCAGCCTAAGAATGAATCATTCATGAAGAAGATAAAAACAACTTTCGATTTGGATCTTCTGAAGGACTCCATTTACTTAAACATCTCCATAGGTTGCAGTCTTTTCTACGTGGCTGAGACAAACTTCAAACTGATGACTCCCTTTTTCCTGATGAATATTG GAATGACCAAGGCGGAGGTTGCATTTTGCCTGTCTTTGACTGCACTTGCTGACATCTTTGCCAGATTGTCGCTATCAATACTTTTCGACAGATTTGGATGGAAAAAGCGCATGATTTTCTGGATCTTCTGCCTTCTCGTCGGAATCTCACGTTCTA CATTAGCAGAACAGTCGGAAAGGATACCACTGATCGTTATGCTCGTAATAGCCGGATTCTTCCGTGGTGCTACACTGATCAATTTTAATCTGTGCATATCAGAGTGTTGTACTCTGAAGCAGTTACCGAGCGCCGTTGGCATATTTATGGTGTTTAAAGGACTTTTCGTAGTCACTATGAGTCCTTTAATCG GATACATCAGGGATGTCAGCAATAATTACAAGATCTGCATTCATATAATGACAGCTATAATATTCATCATGTCCATCTTATGGAGCGTTGAGTTTTCATACACTGCCCTTCGTAAACGTCGGCTTGCTCAGCAGTTACAATCGCATATACTGGAATAGTAATCTAATCTA CTAGCTGTGCTGCCGATTCAACAATGTTTCGGCCTTATCTTCGCGGAGCGTTTTGCAAACCTTGGCATCGCCGCCACGCAAACAAGTCTCATTCTCCATCTTAATGGGACAATTACGTGCAGTCTAGGCCTGATAAGCGGCCCAATGATGAAAAGATTTACTTTTCGTCAAGTCGCATATTTCGGTAGTTTAACGGTCGTCCTTGGAATCTGCGCCGCTGCCTTTGCCACATCTATACCAACTCTCATTATCACTTATTGCGTTATCATTG GTATTGGACAAGGAATCATTTTTCCAGCGACAACTTTAGCTCTGAACACATATTTTCGCAAGAAACGTAACATAGCGATGGGTTTCGCGGTCACGATGACCGGTTTGGGCCCAATTTTAATGCCCCTTCTGATAGATATACTTCTTGAAAATTACGCCACAACGGGTACTATCTTAATTCTTGCTGGGATCGCCACACATTCCCTCGCTGGTGCATCATTATTAAGACCATTTGAAGAGAAGCAGAAAGAG ATTCTGATAGACAAAACTAACGATGTAATGAAGGAAGAAAACAGCGTGAGAAAAATAGAAGATACTGAAAATGAGGCGGATTTAGAGAGCAACTCAGTTCGATTATTAAACGAGACGAACATTGAAGAGAAGAGGCATTCAATACATTACTTGGAAAACAATAATGCAGAAtcgaaggaaaataaaaaaatctcgtTTCTTAGAAGAGTCGCTGCAAGCTTGGATCTCGATCTTCTCCGTGACaggcattacatagcaatagtCTTAG GCATGAGTATCTCATTAGTGGCTGAAACAAATTTCAATGCAATGATACCTTTCGTCCTGGCCGAACTGGCCAGTCTGGACAGAACGTCGATAGCTACAGTGATGTCGATTCAAGCTGCTGCAGATATTACGGGACGACTTTGCGTACCATTGTTAGCGCAAAAAGCCGGCTGGACGTGTAGGAACCTTTATGTAATATCTCTATTGGGATCTATCCTTGGGAGGACTC TTTTATCAACATGGGGCAACTTCTACGTCATTATAATCGGGATATTCCTGATCATCGGTCTAGCGAAGGGAACCAAGGCCGTATTTCAAGCACTAATCATTCCCGATTATGTGCCACTAGAAAGATTACCGACTGCATCCGGTATACAGATGGTTTGCAATGGCATTCTATCTATCAGCGTGGGACCAATTATAg GCTTGGTGCATGACTCGACGAATAGTTACGTGGGTGCACTATATTTCACGTCCTTCCTCAGCCTATTCTGTGTCTTCCTATGGTTAATAGGTGGACTTTGGACTCCCTGCGGCAATATTTTAAGATCAAATAAAGCAACTTCATCAGaggaacaagaaaatatttccaataattaa
- the LOC105278345 gene encoding monocarboxylate transporter 9 has protein sequence MAMTKTNDTIDLPTAINKASKNGKKHSITKMEVATEDDEITLEDLAPDGGWGWIIALATILVFISTISPTTSFAIIFGDFIEASGQAGMANSLFNSVFMITYSLASLLTNTLLKRYSARSVGIMGALLFSIPDIVLAFVRNIYDMAFLFFIQGFGTGLFFTICNTIFNAYFVKKRAKVMSASQVIISLGGIVYPSLTEKMMTMYGFRGTAAIMGAISLNSIVGMSVMHPVEWHAKKPEEVRAERARKKERKFQQQLTLSNRRSTIGANHVSSKARWSSLRSLKEENGTDVSLLLETVKPTAYRVASISAIEDEIHERTRSESIQKNLTRRMSVVSASSLVNLATSVALSDIHQHHLHEKQHKERQVDKEIQEKEEKQDNEEKQEQEEEKGYKTVLRELLDMSLIKNLGFLNLCFGISFVCTSDYGFSSLLPLMMSDAGYTKGDAALAITISGIAELVSRVLLTMFTLIVDVKAKYLFFGAMIFMGFARTGFLLCEHTLVGVLIMTAIIGTVRSWLIVPQPLVIIEDIRIEQFASAYGIFAVISGLVTIIFGAIVGFIKDWTNSYKIYQVSLLVLNCAFIIPWALQFIFIDLKKWRTQRMQKISANSLSNNHQWM, from the exons ATGGCGATGACGAAAACCAACGATACAATCGATCTACCGACAGCAATCAACAAAGCTTCTAAAAATGGAAAGAAACACTCAATCACAAAAATGGAAGTGGCAACCGAAGATGATGAGATTACTTTGGAagatttggcgccagacggtGGCTGGGGATGGATAATTGCACTAGCGACGATACTAGTTTTT ATTAGCACCATTAGCCCGACAACGTCATTCGCTATAATTTTCGGTGATTTCATCGAAGCTTCCGGACAGGCGGGGATGGCAAATAGTCTTTTCAATTCCGTCTTTATGATCACTTACTCTCTTGCCA GCTTGCTGactaatacattattaaagagATATTCTGCAAGATCAGTGGGAATCATGGGAGCACTTCTCTTCTCGATACCAGACATTGTCCTAGCGTTTGTCAGAAATATATACGACATggcttttctattttttatccaAGGTTTCGGAACAggtttattttttacaatctGCAACACCATTTTCAATGCATATTTCGTGAAGAAAAGGGCAAAA GTGATGAGCGCATCACAAGTAATCATCTCGTTGGGCGGTATTGTTTATCCCTCATTGACTGAAAAGATGATGACGATGTACGGTTTTCGCG GCACTGCAGCGATTATGGGCGCAATAAGTCTTAACAGTATCGTCGGCATGTCCGTAATGCATCCCGTGGAATGGCACGCTAAAAAACCAGAAGAAGTTCGCGCCGAAAGAGCGCGTAAGAAGGAACGAAAATTTCAACAACAATTGACGTTATCCAACCGTCGTTCAACGATTGGCGCTAATCACGTGTCTTCCAAGGCTAGATGGAGTAGTCTTCGTAGTCTTAAGGAAGAAAATGGCACAGACGTGTCTCTACTACTTGAAACTGTTAAG CCTACTGCGTACAGAGTTGCATCAATATCAGCGATCGAGGATGAGATCCACGAGCGAACGAGATCGGAATCTATCCAGAAAAATTTAACAAGACGTATGTCAGTTGTTTCGGCGTCCAGTTTGGTCAATTTGGCGACGAGCGTTGCATTAAGTGACATACATCAACATCATCTTCATGAAAAGCAGCATAAGGAAAGGCAAGTTGATAAGGAAATccaggagaaagaagagaaacaagACAATGAGGAGAAACAAGAACAAGAAGAGGAGAAAGG CTACAAAACCGTCCTAAGAGAACTTCTGGATATGTCACTGATAAAGAATCTAGGTTTCTTAAACTTGTGCTTTGGCATCAGTTTCGTGTGCACCAGTGACTATGGgttctcctctcttctcccgCTTATGATGAGTGATGCGGGATATACGAAAGGCGATGCGGCATTAGCCATCACGATTAGTGGGATAGCCGAACTGGTTTCGAGAGTTTTACTGACAATGTTTACGTTAATAGTGGACGTAAAGGCTAAGTATTTGTTCTTCGGAGCTATGATCTTTATGGGATTTGCAAGAACAG GCTTTTTATTATGTGAACATACGCTTGTGGGTGTATTAATTATGACAGCGATAATTGGTACTGTGCGATCGTGGTTGATAGTTCCGCAGCCTCTAGTCATCATTGAAGATATACGTATAGAACAATTTGCCTCAGCTTATGGCATCTTCGCTGTTATCAGCGGTTTAGTGACCATAATCTTCGGCGCTATTGTAG GATTTATTAAGGATTGGACtaatagctataagatttaTCAAGTCTCTCTGCTAGTATTAAATTGTGCGTTTATTATACCTTGGGCTTTGCAATTTATCTTTATAGATCTTAAAAAATGGCGAACACAACGAATGCAAAAAATCAGTGCAAATTCCTTATCTAACAATCATCAATGGATGTAA